From Calditrichota bacterium, one genomic window encodes:
- a CDS encoding pyridoxine 5'-phosphate synthase, protein MQRIALDIDPIAFVRNSLGGNEPDPVSSVIMAELGGAESIVCYLRDDQMTVKQRDISLFKEIVKTHLTVRCNLTEEHVRNLIALKVDMITFVAPGDLNSFSPQPISLDTYSSQLQNYIAELRSNNILSSVLIEPTINEVKTAGRFEFDYVELDATSLSEASDMNSEVDALENLSSLALASSKLGMGVNISGGIGYDNIREVAQINFIEDIVVGKPVLSKAVFIGIEQALRDLQAIIS, encoded by the coding sequence ATGCAACGTATTGCTTTGGATATAGATCCTATCGCATTTGTTCGTAATAGTTTAGGTGGAAATGAACCCGATCCTGTTAGCTCTGTAATTATGGCCGAACTGGGCGGCGCTGAATCTATTGTCTGCTATCTGCGTGATGATCAAATGACAGTGAAACAGCGAGATATTTCTCTTTTTAAAGAAATTGTAAAAACACATTTAACTGTGCGTTGCAACCTTACCGAAGAACATGTCCGCAACCTAATTGCTCTAAAAGTTGATATGATTACTTTTGTTGCGCCTGGAGATTTAAATAGTTTCTCGCCACAGCCTATCTCATTGGATACATATTCCAGCCAATTACAAAATTATATTGCTGAGTTACGATCAAATAATATTCTTTCATCTGTGTTGATTGAACCTACAATAAATGAAGTTAAAACTGCCGGTAGATTTGAATTTGACTATGTTGAACTAGATGCCACTTCCCTTTCTGAAGCATCAGATATGAACAGCGAAGTGGATGCCCTGGAAAACCTATCCAGCCTGGCTTTGGCCTCAAGTAAATTAGGCATGGGCGTAAATATATCTGGCGGGATTGGCTACGATAATATTCGCGAAGTTGCCCAGATTAACTTTATAGAAGATATTGTAGTTGGTAAACCGGTTCTTAGTAAGGCAGTTTTTATAGGAATTGAGCAAGCTTTAAGGGATTTGCAGGCAATAATTAGTTAA
- the smc gene encoding chromosome segregation protein SMC — MYLSKLEILGFKSFAQKIKLDFNEGLTCIIGPNGSGKSNIVDAIRWVLGEQRVSSLRSDKMENVIFNGTKKRKPMGLSEVSMTIENNKKILDSEYEEIVISRRLYRSGESQYMINKVPVRLKDVVNLFMDTGMGANSYSVIELKMVESILSENKNERRLLFEEAAGVVKYKTRRKSALRKLDSTQQDLARINDIVIEVEKTVSSLGRQVSKARRFIDLTDQMKKNDIDLAVFRYHKFKDLIDPLETELTEISKEKEESSHQITLEEAILEDYNRQQIEFEQRVSELNKTLYEKDINIRNLNQDDAIAEAKIEDMKKNRERYLNEIDGFLKKITLLNEDKETYTDELEQIRLNTEQLDKQFAEIRKEKEENADLINAEKADIDQLNTKFREQLQIVTEKKELLKQKEYRVNFDKEQIEKINHINSEQDSEISELNEKLDESNKGKIASEAEIEKIKSEISHIQESSTKVRVNITKNQSDYNLLLSDLERTRSRESFLKNIISSYEGHAKSTQFVMSQQDKIDGVYGPLADLIDANEQHALLVESVLKDSLNFIVVENISVAKELIQKVKAENQGRVTCIPLDRVEKIDAPNWNKNGAGLSFLLDNISCSDKFRHLLNILIGDVAIGSSLDELIKLSEKKPGLRFISNDGETVNFSREISGGSTGKKDTTIIGRKNKLKELEKLKEKQDKELQVLKDAGKKFEYELEQILNNEKEKRELLDIKQHRFFEIDNNLKQLSYQLENKKKQLEAADIQTTQLNTQIDILLKETNEISAELEIKQSELNKLEKETIIRTNEFETKNESFQILLDEYQETQLKHSNSQNQLVNRENDLKRNSENVKELETSITRRKQEIENIKESLVKFDSEIVDRKVKREQIWQHRDELDKKKQVLETEFQELKDKRHKLENEIREFRRKHDSSLEKSKKLEIEISEYKYQSEAVRTYASKEYSTDVDAHIPNQNLNEEETEDLLDSLRNRIKNLGPVNPLAVSEHEKESERLEFLTTQRDDLQKAEQSLLETIDKINKTARKQFEETFTAIKENFEKVFVSFFPNGRGTLMLDETDDPLEADIEIEVTTKGRGLQTLSLLSGGEKTLTAISLLFSIYLVKPSPFCILDEVDAPLDDVNIGRFTEALQSFSNNTQFLVVTHNKRTMEAAETMYGVTMEEEGVSKLVSVQFN; from the coding sequence ATGTATCTGTCAAAGTTAGAAATTTTAGGTTTTAAATCGTTTGCCCAAAAGATCAAATTAGATTTTAATGAAGGGTTAACTTGTATTATTGGGCCAAATGGTTCGGGGAAATCGAACATTGTAGATGCAATCCGCTGGGTTTTAGGTGAGCAGCGCGTTTCATCTTTGCGTAGTGATAAAATGGAAAATGTTATATTTAACGGTACTAAAAAGCGCAAACCAATGGGGCTTTCCGAAGTTTCCATGACAATAGAAAACAACAAAAAAATTCTTGATAGTGAGTATGAAGAAATTGTTATCTCACGGCGCTTATACCGTTCCGGAGAAAGCCAATATATGATTAACAAAGTACCTGTGCGTTTAAAAGATGTAGTAAATCTTTTTATGGATACAGGTATGGGGGCAAATTCATATTCAGTAATTGAGCTTAAGATGGTTGAAAGTATTTTAAGCGAAAATAAAAATGAACGGCGCCTTCTTTTTGAAGAAGCTGCCGGCGTTGTAAAATATAAAACACGCCGAAAATCTGCATTAAGAAAATTAGATTCCACTCAGCAGGATTTAGCACGTATAAATGATATTGTAATTGAAGTTGAAAAAACTGTCTCCTCATTAGGTCGCCAGGTTTCAAAAGCCCGACGTTTTATAGATTTAACCGATCAAATGAAGAAGAATGATATTGACCTTGCTGTTTTCCGCTATCACAAATTTAAAGATTTAATTGATCCGCTGGAAACAGAGTTGACAGAAATCAGCAAAGAGAAAGAAGAAAGTTCACACCAAATTACTTTAGAAGAAGCTATTTTGGAGGATTACAACCGCCAACAAATTGAGTTTGAGCAACGTGTTTCAGAATTAAATAAAACCCTCTATGAAAAAGATATCAACATCCGCAATCTAAACCAGGATGATGCAATTGCAGAAGCAAAAATTGAAGATATGAAAAAGAACCGGGAACGCTATCTAAATGAAATAGATGGCTTCCTGAAAAAAATCACCCTGCTAAATGAGGATAAGGAAACATACACGGATGAGCTGGAACAAATCCGCTTAAATACAGAACAGCTTGATAAACAATTTGCTGAAATCCGCAAAGAAAAGGAAGAGAATGCAGATTTAATCAACGCTGAAAAAGCGGATATTGACCAGTTGAATACTAAATTCCGTGAACAGCTTCAAATAGTTACTGAGAAAAAAGAGCTGCTAAAACAAAAAGAATACCGCGTTAATTTTGATAAAGAGCAGATAGAAAAAATCAACCATATAAACAGTGAACAAGACTCTGAGATTTCAGAATTAAATGAGAAATTAGATGAGTCAAATAAAGGCAAGATTGCCAGTGAAGCGGAAATTGAAAAAATAAAATCTGAAATAAGCCATATTCAAGAAAGCTCCACAAAAGTTCGGGTAAATATAACTAAAAACCAGTCTGATTATAATCTTTTGTTAAGTGACCTTGAAAGAACCCGTTCCCGTGAAAGCTTTTTAAAAAATATTATCAGCAGTTATGAAGGCCACGCTAAAAGCACACAATTTGTAATGTCCCAACAAGATAAAATTGACGGTGTTTATGGACCTTTGGCCGATTTAATTGATGCAAATGAACAACACGCCCTACTTGTAGAATCTGTTTTAAAAGATTCATTAAATTTCATTGTAGTGGAAAATATTAGCGTAGCAAAAGAGCTGATCCAAAAAGTAAAAGCAGAAAACCAAGGTCGTGTAACTTGTATTCCTCTTGACCGTGTTGAAAAAATTGATGCGCCTAATTGGAATAAAAATGGCGCCGGGCTCAGCTTTTTACTGGACAACATTTCTTGTTCAGATAAATTTAGGCATCTTTTAAATATTTTGATCGGTGATGTGGCAATAGGTAGTTCATTGGATGAATTAATAAAACTATCCGAAAAAAAACCGGGTTTACGTTTTATTAGCAACGATGGAGAAACTGTTAATTTTAGCCGCGAGATTAGTGGTGGCAGTACCGGAAAAAAAGATACAACAATCATCGGACGAAAAAACAAATTAAAAGAGTTGGAAAAACTGAAGGAAAAACAAGATAAAGAGCTTCAAGTTTTAAAAGATGCCGGTAAAAAGTTTGAATATGAGTTAGAACAAATCCTAAACAATGAAAAAGAAAAACGCGAATTACTGGATATAAAACAACACCGCTTTTTTGAAATTGATAATAACCTTAAACAATTATCTTACCAGCTTGAAAATAAGAAAAAACAACTTGAAGCCGCTGATATCCAAACAACTCAATTAAATACGCAAATCGACATTCTCCTCAAAGAAACAAATGAAATATCCGCTGAGTTGGAAATAAAACAAAGCGAGTTAAACAAGCTTGAAAAAGAAACCATTATTCGCACAAATGAATTTGAAACAAAAAATGAGAGCTTTCAAATTTTGCTGGACGAATACCAGGAAACTCAGTTAAAACACAGTAATTCTCAAAACCAGCTTGTAAACCGTGAGAATGATTTGAAACGGAATTCTGAAAATGTAAAAGAGCTGGAAACTTCGATCACTCGCCGTAAACAGGAAATTGAAAATATAAAAGAATCTCTTGTTAAATTTGATAGTGAAATCGTAGATCGTAAAGTAAAACGTGAACAAATTTGGCAGCACCGGGATGAACTTGACAAAAAGAAACAAGTGCTTGAGACTGAATTTCAAGAGTTAAAAGATAAACGCCATAAGCTGGAAAATGAAATCCGTGAGTTCCGCAGAAAACATGACAGTTCGCTGGAAAAATCTAAGAAACTTGAAATAGAAATCAGTGAGTATAAATACCAATCTGAAGCGGTTAGAACTTATGCATCAAAGGAATATTCAACTGATGTTGATGCGCATATCCCAAACCAGAACCTTAATGAAGAAGAAACAGAAGACTTACTAGATTCCCTTCGTAACCGCATAAAAAATCTTGGGCCTGTTAATCCACTGGCTGTATCGGAACATGAAAAGGAAAGTGAACGACTGGAATTTTTAACAACTCAACGAGATGATTTACAAAAGGCAGAACAATCATTGTTGGAAACAATTGATAAAATCAACAAAACTGCCCGCAAACAATTTGAAGAGACTTTTACTGCTATTAAAGAAAATTTTGAAAAAGTTTTTGTATCCTTTTTTCCTAATGGGCGCGGAACTCTTATGCTGGACGAGACTGATGACCCGCTTGAAGCTGATATAGAAATTGAAGTTACAACCAAAGGTCGCGGTTTGCAGACCCTTTCCCTGCTTTCAGGTGGTGAAAAAACACTGACAGCTATTTCCCTGCTTTTTTCCATTTACCTGGTTAAACCAAGCCCTTTTTGTATTCTGGATGAAGTTGATGCTCCTTTGGATGATGTCAATATTGGCCGATTTACAGAGGCACTGCAGAGCTTTTCGAACAATACACAGTTTTTAGTAGTTACACACAACAAACGCACTATGGAAGCTGCTGAGACCATGTATGGCGTCACAATGGAAGAAGAAGGTGTTTCAAAGTTAGTGTCCGTGCAATTCAATTAG
- a CDS encoding GWxTD domain-containing protein yields MKKTKFILLKTVLLIFPFFSYGQVSFIPISADYSAFQMNDSLAYVEFYVSFFQSNLQYDYKNDTLQALFENKLIINHNGDEIKNISHNFKNTETDSASVKKYSQFYDIFSLALPFRHFSATIRVTDKISGFTGEYILDINIPGATNKFRLSDIQLSSHIEKTTVDGKFTKNNLKIIPYPRKVYDLLQPMLYYYVELNNLSYSETQQNKYNFNYFVTNENGDTLKTGPQKTNNIAGNAQVEIGAFNALSLPPGSYNLNIRAKDLFSGNSSNTRKRFSVRKPRKKKVLENQLSDIDPVFNSMNLEELKEEFEAASYFATLQETEIFEQLVTANEIRVFLTTFWRNLDKQNGIAFGLTREKFLRLFFMANNDFSSSMVKGYKTDRGRVLILYGIPSEIERFTNNTDTDPYVIWNYYELDGGSKFIFGDRSGFGRYELLHSTYYKEIQNPDWYDRILIPNYKRTND; encoded by the coding sequence ATGAAAAAAACTAAATTTATTCTTTTAAAAACAGTTTTACTAATTTTCCCCTTTTTCAGTTATGGACAAGTTTCATTTATTCCTATTAGTGCAGATTATTCAGCCTTTCAAATGAATGATTCGCTGGCTTATGTAGAATTTTATGTTTCTTTTTTTCAAAGTAATCTTCAATATGACTATAAAAATGATACCTTACAGGCGTTATTTGAAAACAAATTAATTATTAATCATAATGGTGATGAGATTAAGAATATTTCTCATAATTTTAAAAACACTGAAACAGATTCTGCAAGTGTAAAAAAATATAGTCAGTTTTATGATATATTCAGTCTTGCCCTTCCATTTCGTCATTTTTCGGCCACAATTCGGGTTACAGATAAAATCTCAGGATTTACTGGAGAATATATTTTAGATATAAATATTCCCGGTGCAACAAATAAATTTCGCCTGTCAGATATTCAACTATCATCCCATATTGAAAAAACAACCGTTGACGGAAAGTTTACAAAGAACAATCTGAAAATCATCCCTTATCCCCGAAAAGTATATGACCTTCTGCAACCGATGCTATATTATTATGTGGAGCTCAATAATCTAAGCTATAGTGAAACCCAACAAAATAAGTACAATTTCAATTATTTTGTTACAAATGAAAATGGAGATACGCTAAAAACAGGTCCACAAAAAACTAATAATATTGCAGGAAATGCCCAGGTAGAAATTGGTGCATTCAATGCCCTTTCACTTCCACCGGGTAGCTATAATTTAAATATACGTGCTAAAGATTTGTTTTCCGGTAACTCAAGTAATACAAGAAAACGCTTCTCGGTTCGTAAACCAAGAAAGAAAAAAGTTCTGGAGAATCAACTTTCTGATATTGATCCCGTTTTTAATTCTATGAACCTGGAAGAATTAAAAGAGGAGTTTGAGGCTGCAAGTTATTTTGCAACATTGCAGGAAACAGAAATTTTTGAACAACTTGTTACTGCTAATGAAATTCGTGTTTTTTTAACCACCTTTTGGCGTAACCTCGATAAGCAAAACGGAATTGCATTTGGATTAACCCGTGAAAAATTTTTAAGGTTATTTTTTATGGCGAATAATGATTTTAGCTCATCTATGGTTAAGGGTTATAAAACTGATCGTGGACGCGTGTTGATTCTTTATGGTATTCCAAGTGAAATTGAGCGCTTTACTAATAATACAGACACCGATCCATATGTGATTTGGAATTATTATGAGTTAGATGGCGGAAGCAAATTTATTTTTGGGGACAGGAGTGGATTTGGAAGATATGAACTGCTTCATTCAACCTATTATAAAGAGATTCAAAATCCAGATTGGTATGATCGTATTCTAATTCCAAACTACAAACGGACAAATGATTAA
- a CDS encoding NAD(+) kinase, which yields MAKEIKTIGIVVNPRKDNVNDLLEKFDNWAAKYSDQVSFYLCTNDSPYISTEFKSLRLLSESEILNKSEVLITLGGDGTLLRTVEKITDTFPKFLGVNLGGLGFLADTPPDKLTDHLESVLSGQYTLDERTLLTLRQNGHKEKKVALNDIVVDKAGFSRVIQIDVRIAGRTLNSYIADGLIVSTPTGSTGYSLSAGGPIVEPRSNVIVLNPICPHSLTNRPLIIHDDGEINLQIWTEHKSFNILKDGQIQGSYPSGTRFIIKKSKRKINFIKIKSQNFFKTLSRKLSWGEDFRNKKRWTYQKD from the coding sequence ATGGCAAAAGAAATTAAAACAATTGGGATTGTTGTTAACCCACGTAAAGATAACGTTAATGACCTGCTTGAAAAGTTTGATAACTGGGCAGCAAAATACAGTGATCAGGTATCTTTCTATTTATGCACAAATGACTCGCCTTATATAAGTACCGAGTTTAAAAGCCTTCGGTTATTATCTGAATCTGAAATACTAAATAAATCCGAAGTATTAATAACTCTTGGCGGTGATGGCACGCTTTTAAGAACCGTTGAGAAAATAACCGATACTTTTCCAAAATTTTTAGGAGTAAACCTGGGTGGTTTAGGTTTCCTGGCAGATACACCACCGGACAAATTAACCGATCACCTTGAGAGTGTTTTGTCGGGTCAGTATACTTTGGATGAACGAACTTTACTTACTCTCAGGCAAAATGGCCATAAAGAAAAAAAAGTCGCATTAAATGATATTGTTGTTGATAAAGCAGGGTTTTCCAGGGTTATACAAATTGATGTACGGATAGCCGGGCGGACATTAAACTCATATATTGCAGACGGTCTGATAGTTTCAACACCTACTGGATCGACAGGTTATTCGCTATCTGCGGGCGGCCCAATAGTTGAACCAAGGTCAAATGTAATTGTTTTAAACCCCATTTGTCCGCATTCTTTAACGAACAGGCCTCTAATAATTCATGATGATGGTGAAATTAATCTCCAGATATGGACAGAACATAAATCCTTTAATATTCTCAAAGATGGGCAAATCCAGGGAAGCTATCCAAGTGGAACACGATTTATTATCAAAAAAAGTAAAAGAAAAATCAACTTCATTAAAATTAAATCTCAAAACTTTTTTAAAACATTAAGTAGAAAGCTTAGTTGGGGCGAGGATTTTAGAAATAAAAAGCGTTGGACTTATCAAAAAGATTGA
- the xseB gene encoding exodeoxyribonuclease VII small subunit, which produces MKKDVKFEAALKRLETIVDQLESGEIDLDKSIKIYEEGNDLVKVCLEKLNSAEKKIKQISKDQSGNIIVDDFE; this is translated from the coding sequence ATGAAAAAAGATGTTAAATTTGAAGCAGCTCTAAAACGTTTGGAAACAATCGTAGACCAGCTGGAATCAGGCGAAATTGACCTTGATAAAAGTATTAAAATTTATGAAGAAGGCAACGACCTTGTAAAAGTTTGTCTCGAAAAATTAAATTCTGCCGAGAAAAAAATTAAACAAATCTCAAAAGATCAAAGTGGAAATATTATAGTTGATGATTTTGAATAA
- the xseA gene encoding exodeoxyribonuclease VII large subunit: protein MEKKVYSVSDITRTIKTLLEESLPTIWIEGEISNLKAHYSGHLYFSLKDNDAQISAVIWRTRAEQISFNLEDGMQIKALGNIRLYEKSGRYQIDILQAQPAGVGNLQQAFEQLKTKLLSEGLFAEENKKAIPEFPQKVSIVTSPTGAAIRDILDVLKRRAPYLEILIRAAKVQGINASTDIASAIEEINKHNKADVIIVGRGGGSLEDLWAFNEEQVARAIFQSKIPVISAVGHEVDFTISDFVADLRAATPSAAAELVVTDRNELAGLFLGIKQQMQNAVQANINFLNQKVSSLEKSHGLKRFEDLLNQYAQRIDDLSSRSQNAFLNQFFQKKEKTQFLTKRLNSLNHEATLARGFSITYADGKIVKDISKLKKWQVLETKVANGEIESTINKLKY, encoded by the coding sequence ATGGAAAAGAAAGTATACAGTGTAAGTGATATTACACGCACTATTAAAACTCTTTTAGAAGAGAGCCTGCCAACTATATGGATTGAAGGTGAAATATCAAACCTGAAAGCCCATTATTCCGGTCATTTATATTTTTCTCTCAAAGATAATGATGCCCAGATTTCTGCAGTGATTTGGCGTACACGTGCTGAGCAGATCAGCTTTAATCTTGAAGATGGAATGCAGATTAAAGCACTGGGTAATATTCGCCTTTATGAAAAATCCGGGCGTTACCAAATTGATATTCTCCAGGCACAACCTGCTGGTGTCGGGAACCTTCAGCAAGCTTTTGAACAGTTAAAAACAAAATTGCTGTCAGAAGGTCTTTTTGCAGAAGAAAACAAAAAAGCAATTCCAGAATTTCCTCAAAAAGTGTCAATTGTTACATCTCCCACAGGAGCCGCAATACGCGATATTCTGGATGTATTAAAACGGCGCGCCCCTTATCTCGAAATATTAATTCGGGCGGCAAAAGTGCAAGGTATTAATGCCTCAACGGATATTGCATCTGCCATAGAAGAAATAAATAAGCACAATAAAGCAGATGTGATTATTGTAGGTCGGGGTGGTGGATCTTTAGAAGATTTATGGGCCTTTAATGAAGAGCAAGTTGCCAGAGCCATATTCCAGTCAAAAATACCTGTTATTTCTGCTGTAGGACACGAGGTTGATTTTACCATATCTGATTTTGTTGCAGATTTAAGGGCAGCAACACCTTCGGCAGCAGCTGAGTTGGTTGTTACAGACAGAAATGAATTGGCAGGATTGTTTTTAGGAATTAAACAACAAATGCAGAATGCAGTACAGGCCAATATTAACTTTTTAAATCAAAAAGTTTCATCTTTAGAAAAAAGCCATGGGTTAAAACGATTTGAAGATTTGTTAAACCAATATGCTCAAAGAATTGATGACCTAAGCAGCAGATCGCAAAATGCTTTCCTAAATCAGTTCTTTCAGAAAAAAGAGAAAACACAATTTTTGACAAAGAGACTTAACAGTTTAAACCATGAAGCTACCCTTGCAAGAGGATTTAGTATTACTTATGCTGATGGGAAAATTGTTAAAGATATTTCCAAACTGAAAAAGTGGCAAGTTTTGGAGACGAAGGTTGCAAATGGTGAAATCGAAAGTACCATAAACAAACTAAAGTATTAG
- a CDS encoding tetratricopeptide repeat protein, which yields MKNNFCPSCGAKLENNPNFCSSCGEKLESTSAKKSPQKTKKTEPPKKSNSYFILALAFLFAIVTIILVNNSNTKSFQKKLNSKVSQTPAENPDLNRMMNTIQELRKQLDADPSNYELNVKMGNSFFDISRFPDAIKHYQKALEVNATDPNVLIDLGVAYFNTNSSDSALMYMQTALKIDPTHSQGLYNSGIVHFNMGDSLGAIKMWEKLIETNSQSPQAATAKKFIDQIKSKITKS from the coding sequence ATGAAAAATAATTTTTGCCCTTCTTGTGGTGCAAAACTAGAAAATAATCCGAACTTTTGTTCAAGTTGCGGCGAAAAATTAGAATCGACAAGCGCTAAAAAAAGTCCCCAAAAAACAAAAAAGACCGAACCTCCTAAAAAGAGTAATTCATATTTTATTTTGGCGTTGGCATTTTTATTTGCAATTGTAACAATAATTCTTGTAAACAACAGCAATACAAAATCATTTCAAAAAAAGCTGAATTCCAAGGTTTCTCAAACTCCTGCTGAAAATCCTGATCTTAACAGGATGATGAATACTATACAGGAGTTACGTAAACAGTTGGATGCTGACCCTTCTAATTATGAGTTAAATGTTAAAATGGGAAACAGTTTTTTTGATATTAGCCGTTTTCCGGACGCGATTAAACATTATCAAAAAGCTTTAGAGGTAAATGCAACTGATCCTAATGTTTTAATTGATCTAGGTGTCGCATATTTCAATACTAACTCATCCGATTCTGCATTGATGTATATGCAAACAGCTTTGAAGATAGATCCAACACATAGTCAGGGATTATATAACTCTGGAATAGTTCATTTTAACATGGGTGATTCTTTGGGTGCTATAAAAATGTGGGAAAAGTTGATAGAAACGAATTCTCAATCACCACAGGCTGCCACAGCCAAAAAATTTATTGACCAAATTAAAAGTAAAATAACTAAATCATAA
- a CDS encoding LysM peptidoglycan-binding domain-containing protein — MKFKKYQILKMISVIALIAACQPVTHVKIDKSETDAEKRLPNNLWLSEKSLDRVDSIFTLAKQAHQQLTNSDTLGAELTYEYAFERISAFSEKEQVTLTSWTKYDSVLKLMNTDYERIFEEQEEILEAEEIREEITNINKIVFPDSVLFGNETVIDTSTSGMPITLNKKVRSVIKYFQTKGRKVYTKWLERSGRYKTFVKNVFEEKGLPDELMYLAMIESGFNPRARSYARAVGMWQFISATGRYYGLRHNWWFDERRDFIKATEAAAQHLKDLHERFDGHWYLALAGYNCNPKRVERNMRKYKTNDFWKLRRLPRQTRNYVPTFLAAVIIAKDPKKFGFYIDPQTPFEVDSITVSESIDLNVVAKAVDTTYAFIKEINPAIIRWVTPPGIKNFTLYIPKNSREKFKKAYAQIPDKEKRSWVRHKIRSGESLSTIAAKYYTSISVLKSVNNLRGTRIRAGKYMLIPVPQNKKHYYVSNYSNPSSKSKKRYTKKKSVVKENSAEYKAIDYIVKKGDTLGGIAEAYSTRASKIRSWNGLYYGQNIYPKQKLKVYVRKGQQFSSKKKSTPENLVDDGPYYTVRRGDTLWDIAKKHRISISQLKKINKINGSKIKPGDRLKVQ; from the coding sequence ATGAAATTTAAAAAATATCAAATACTAAAAATGATTTCGGTTATTGCTTTAATTGCAGCATGTCAACCAGTAACCCATGTAAAAATTGATAAAAGTGAAACGGATGCTGAAAAAAGATTACCTAATAATCTTTGGCTATCAGAAAAATCATTAGACAGGGTAGATTCTATTTTCACCTTAGCTAAACAGGCTCATCAGCAATTGACCAACAGCGATACCTTAGGAGCAGAACTTACATACGAATATGCTTTCGAACGCATTTCTGCCTTTTCTGAAAAGGAACAGGTTACATTAACGAGCTGGACAAAATATGATTCTGTATTAAAGTTAATGAATACCGATTATGAAAGAATCTTTGAAGAACAGGAAGAAATACTGGAAGCTGAGGAAATAAGAGAAGAAATCACAAATATTAATAAAATAGTTTTTCCCGATTCTGTTCTGTTTGGAAATGAAACTGTAATTGATACAAGTACCAGCGGAATGCCAATTACGTTGAACAAAAAAGTACGATCAGTTATAAAATATTTTCAAACAAAAGGTAGAAAAGTATATACAAAATGGCTGGAAAGAAGCGGCAGATATAAAACATTTGTAAAAAATGTATTTGAAGAAAAAGGGTTACCCGATGAATTAATGTACCTTGCCATGATTGAAAGTGGTTTTAATCCCCGGGCCCGTTCTTATGCTCGTGCAGTTGGCATGTGGCAGTTTATTTCTGCAACAGGGCGTTATTATGGGCTTCGCCATAACTGGTGGTTTGATGAAAGAAGAGACTTTATAAAAGCAACTGAAGCGGCTGCACAACATTTAAAAGATTTGCATGAACGTTTTGACGGCCATTGGTATTTAGCACTTGCCGGTTATAATTGCAATCCTAAACGCGTTGAACGGAATATGCGGAAATATAAAACGAATGACTTTTGGAAACTACGCCGTTTGCCAAGACAAACCCGCAATTATGTCCCGACTTTTTTAGCTGCAGTTATTATCGCAAAAGATCCTAAAAAATTTGGATTCTATATAGATCCGCAAACACCTTTTGAAGTTGATTCTATAACGGTATCTGAATCAATTGATTTAAACGTTGTAGCTAAAGCCGTTGATACGACTTATGCTTTTATTAAAGAAATTAATCCGGCAATCATAAGATGGGTAACACCACCGGGAATTAAAAACTTCACGCTTTATATTCCCAAAAACAGCAGGGAAAAATTTAAAAAAGCATATGCACAAATCCCGGACAAAGAAAAAAGATCCTGGGTTCGGCATAAAATTAGATCTGGCGAGAGCTTATCAACAATAGCGGCAAAGTATTATACAAGTATCTCTGTTTTGAAATCTGTTAACAATTTAAGAGGTACACGTATTAGGGCAGGAAAGTATATGTTGATTCCTGTACCTCAAAACAAAAAACACTATTATGTCAGTAATTATTCAAACCCATCATCTAAATCAAAAAAGAGATATACAAAGAAAAAAAGTGTTGTAAAAGAGAATTCTGCTGAATATAAAGCAATTGATTACATCGTAAAAAAAGGCGATACATTGGGTGGGATTGCAGAAGCATATTCTACCAGGGCAAGTAAAATCCGATCCTGGAACGGGCTTTATTATGGACAAAACATATATCCAAAACAGAAATTAAAAGTATATGTCAGAAAAGGTCAGCAATTTTCTTCAAAGAAAAAAAGTACACCGGAAAACTTGGTAGATGATGGCCCTTATTACACAGTAAGAAGAGGCGATACATTATGGGATATAGCAAAAAAGCATAGGATTTCTATTTCGCAGCTAAAGAAAATAAATAAAATTAATGGCTCAAAAATAAAGCCCGGTGATCGTTTAAAAGTTCAATGA